DNA from Leptolyngbya iicbica LK:
ACAAATTCGGCATAGACTTCCGCTGACGTTTGGCACGCGAATTGCTTGGCAAACCCCAACCGCCGTCCCACTTCAGCAAAAATTTCCCAATCGGCGCGGGCCTCACCGGGGCGATCGCGAAAGGCTGGGCAATAGGTCACCGTGCGTTCTGAATTTGTCATAATGCCGCTCTTTTCGCCCCATTGGGCCGCAGGCAACAGCACATGGGCGTACTCGGCTGTTTCCGTCGGATAGTAAGCGTCTTGCAAAATGGTGAAGGGCGATCGCCGCAACGCCGCTTTGGTGCGCTCAATATCCGGCATACTGACGGCGGGATTCGTCGCCGCCACCCAAAACACCCCCACTGCACCTTGTTCCAGACCCACCATCATGTCCCAAGCCGCCAGTCCCGGCGTCGGCGAAATACTGCCGGGGGGCAGTTCCCAGGCTGTTTCCACGGCTTGACGGTGTTCGGGATTTTTGACCAGACGATACCCCGGCAAAATGTGGGCCAGACCACCAGCTTCGCGCCCGCCCATGGCATTGGGTTGCCCCGTGAGGGAAAATGGCCCCGCGCCCGGTCGCCCAATTTGTCCCGACATCAAATGCAGGTTGATGAGCGTTCGCGCTTTGGCGGTGCCTTCGGCAGACTGGTTAATGCCCATCGACCATAGCGACAACACACTTTTGGAGCGCCCCCACCAGCGTGCCGCTTGCTCCAGCTCGGCCACGGTGATGCCGCAAACCTCTGCCACCTTTTCGGGGGGATAGTGATCCACCACGGCGGCATAGGGGGTAAAGCCCTGGGTCGCCTCTTCAATAAAGAGCGGGTCAATCCAACCTTTGCGCAGCAGAATGTGGGCAATGCCGTTCATCAAGGTAATGTCGGTGCTCGGACGAATCGCCAGGTGCAGGTCAGCATCTTTCGCCGTTTCCGTGCGGCGTGGATCGACCACAATGAGCTTGACTTTGCCCTTTTTCTTGCGGTGATATTTGCGCAAGCGATTGAACACGATGGGGTGGCATTCGGCGGTGTTGGTGCCGATCAAAAAGGCGCAGTCGGTCTGCTCTAAATCGTCGTAGCAGGTGGGTGGCCCGTCAGAGCCAAAGCTTTGAATGTACGCGGCGACGGCGGAAGACATGCACAGCCGCGAGTTAGCGTCGAAATTGTTGGTGCCGAGGCAGCCTTTCAGTAACTTCTGCGCGGTGTAATAATCTTCGGTCTGGAGTTGACCAGAACCGTACATACACACGGCTTCTGGCCCTTGGGTATCCACCACATGACGAATGCGGTGGGCGATCGCATCCAGTGCCTCATCCCAACTCACCCGCCGAAATGGTTCGTCCAGCGAGTCCCGCACCATCGGGTACAGTAAGCGGTTTTTGTGAATCGCATCGGCGATCGTCGCGCCTTTGACACACACCATCCCCTGGCTAGAAGGATGGGCGCGATCGCCCTTCACCAAATAGTTTTCGGTTGCTGCATCAGGCTTGCTCACCGGGGCCACTTCTAGGCCACAACCGACACCACAGTAGGGACAAAGGGTTTTTGTAGAAGTCATGATCACTGTCTATCTAAAACTAAGACTGTCAAAGGTTGGGACCCTGGCACCAGAAAATTGGCCATGGTGTTGCTGAGGATTGGCGAAATATTGACGGCTGAAAGATTACAGACGCCCCCCGAATTTGAGAAAAGCCGGGAGAACGACCTCATCTGGCTGGATGAAGGGGCTCCCCCGGCTACTGTCTGACGGTGAGAAGGAAGCTCAGTTGTGCCTCCTCAACCTGGACTCGCAACTACATCAGCCGAGCTGACTGTTCTTCTGGCAGAGCCGAGGGATGAGGATGCATCCCCGGATCTTCGCCTTCGTGGAACTCTGCAAAGGAACCCTTGGGCTCTTCGAGGAAGAAGACGCAAAGGAAAGCCACAATCAAACCGGCAATCCCCAAGAGCTGGAAGAACTGCGCGTTCACGACTGACATAACCGCTTCGCCACCATTAGCCGCAGCAGAACCATCCGTAAAGAGGAGGCGCATAGTCAGGTAAGCGACTGCACCCACGTTGCCGTAAGCGCCAACGTTACCAGCAATCTGCCCTGTCACCTTGCGCTTGACCAAAGGCACCATGGCAAAGGTCGCCCCTTCGGAAGACTGCACAAAGAATGAACAAGCCATCGTCAGCAATACCGCCAGCGGTAATGGCCATGCCCCACTCACGGTGCTCATCATGAGGTAGCCGAGGCCCATGCCCGCAGTCAGTACCACCATCGTCCATTTACGGCTGCCCATCTTGTCAGAGATGAGGCCCCCGCCGGGACGAGACATCAGGTTCATAAAGGCATAGCTAGCGGCGATCGTGCCAGCAGTCGCTTTATCAAGACCAAAAGTCCCTTCAAAGAAAGCGGGCAGCATGGTGACAACCGCGAGTTCAGAACCGAAGTTCACAATGTAGGTCAACTCCAGCATGGCCACTTGCTTAAAGCGATAGCGCTCTTCGGGCGGGTAGACCTTGTCACCGGACAGGAGATCCTTATTAACGGTCCAGCAGTTGTACGTTTGGAAAGCGTAAAGGGCAATTAAGCAAGCCCAGGCAATGTACATGCCCCCGGTGGTCAAGAAGTTGACCTTGGTCAGCCGCCATGCCAAGACCATGAGAATGGCGGTCAGGGGAATATTCATGATGAGCAGGAACCAGAAGTCACGAACGGAGGTGACTTCCATGCCGCGTGCACTCTTGGGACGCTGATACACCTTGCCAGGCGGGGTATCCGTGACGTTGAAGTAGTAGAAGATCCCGTAGAGCGCGCCGATGATGCCCGTGCCCAAGATGGCGGCTCGCCAGTTCAAAATATCCGTTTGGAAGGGAGGGAACAGCAAGACGCGGAAAGTTTCTTGCTCGGGGAATTGGAAAGCACCGGGCAAAAATGCCAAGGCCAAACCAAACAACACCATGGTGAACGCTGAGAAGGCGGAACCAAAGTTACCCCAACCGCCGTAAATCCCTTCGGCAGTCCCCACTTCTTTTGGAGGGAACCACTCAGCGGTCATGCGGATGCCAATCACGAACCCGGCGCCGACAATCCCCATCAGCAAGCGACCCAGCACTAACTGGTTGAAGCTTTGAGCCGTGGCAAAAATCGTACAGGGAATCAGGGCATAAACTAACAGCGCCGAGTAAGTGAGGCGCGGGCCATACTTATCTAGCAGCATGCCGATGATGATGCGCGCTGGCACCGTCAACGCCACGTTACACAGACCAATGGTGCCGACCTGGGCAGGCTCGAGACCAAAGTCTTGGGCGATCGTGGTGGCAAACGGTGGAAAGTTAAACCAAATAACAAAAGTTAGGAAGAACGCAAACCAGGTCAGGTGCAGGATTCTGTACCTTCCCTGAGTTGCTTTAGAAAACAACTCAACGAGCATTTGTGCTAATCTCCTAGCAAACCAAGAAACGACTCAAACCTTTGCAAATGGACTTTTGCAAGGTTTTTTTTTTGACACACTCCCCCTCAACAATGCCTGGGAGTTTCTTATGAGCTGGGGCGATCGCCCCAGTTCAAAGCTTTATTCATCAACGGTCATCTGCAAGTGACCGTTGTGCTCCGGATCTCCCTGACTCGCAGGCTGTGCCCCAAAGTGCTCGGTCAACAAGCCAGTGAGCACGGCGGGTAATTCGTCACAGGGCACGCCCTTTTGCACACAGGTGCCGAGTTGAGCATCTTTGCCGACTTTGCCACCCATGTAGATATCGACGCCCTCGGCGGGCTTGCCATCTTTGCGCACCTTGGTGCCCATGAGGCCAATGTCTGCCACTTGCGGCTGACCACAGGAGTTGGGGCACCCCGTCCAGTGAATGCGCACCGGCTGCGGCAAGTGCAGGGTGGCATCGAGTTGGCGAGCGATCGCCAGGGCGCGCTGCTTCGTTTCCACCAGGGCAAAGTTGCAGAATTGGGCTCCTGTACAGGAAACGAGCGATCGCACCAACGGCGTCGGCGAGGTCGAAAACTTTTGCAGCAGCGGCTCAGCCATCAACAGGTCCAGCCGCGTATCAGGAATGTAAGGGATGATGATGTTTTGTTCGACGGTCAGACGAATTTCGCCATCGCCATACACATCGGCAATGCGGGCAAAATCAAACATATCCTGAGCGGTCAGGCGACCCACGGGCACATGAAAGCCGACATAGCTCAACCCTGGCTGCTGCTGTGGATAAACCCCCACGTGGTCGCGCTTGTCCCAATCGATCTCATCTTCAGCAGCGGCGCTGAGCAAAGGCTTGCCGTAGGCTTTTTCCACTTCGGCCCGGAAGGTGTCCATGCCCCATTCATCAATCAGCCACATGAGGCGGGCCTTTTGACGATTGACCCGCAGGCCGTTGTCGCGATACACCTCCAGAATGGCGCGGGACAATGCCACGACATCATCGTTGGGCTCGACCCAAGCATTCAGCGGCACAGCGGCCTCACAACGACGGGCCGAAAAGAAGCCCCCGACCAAAACGTTGAAGCCCAGTTTGCCCTCACGATAAGCCGGGACGAAGGCAATGTCATTAATCTCAGCATGGACGGCATTGTCACGCCCCCCTTCGACCGCAATGTTGAACTTGCGCGGCAGGTTGGTGAATTCAGGATTGCCCTCACCGCGATCGGTGATCATGTCCTGTAGCTTTTTCACTAAGCCCCGGGTGTCGATCAGCTCGTCGGCGTCAATGCCAGCCACCGGAGACCCCGTGATGTTGCGCACGTTATCCATGCCCGACTGAATCGAGGAGAGCCCCACCGCCTCAAACCGCTCAAAAATGTCGGGAATGTCTTCTAACCGGATGCCGCGCAGTTGCAGGTTTTGACGGGTGGTGACATCAGCGCTACCGTCTTCGCCATAGCGCTGAACTATTTCAGCCAGCACCTTCATTTTTTGACCTGACAGGATGCCGTTGGGCATCCGTAACCGCAGCATGAACTTACCGGGCGTCACCGGGCGGAAGAAAATACCCAACCACTTGAGCCGATGAGTCAAATCAGTTTCGTCAACTGATTCCCAGCCCAGCTGAGCAAATTCTGCCAACTCAGACTTTACGGCCAAACCGTCTTTTTCAGCTTTGAACTTTTCAAACTTGTTCAGTTTTCCAGTTGTTCTTTGAGCTGCATCAACCACAATTTTGCCCCTTCAGCTAGGCACTACAGGTATTAAAAAATCGAGCGAAATTTGAAGGCTTAGTGACGAGCGCCGACAACAATTAAACTCTCCTAATCACAGGCATTGCCTTGAGCGCTTGGAGATAACTTAGGCGAGACAAACCTGGCTTTTTGTAAATTGCGATACCTTTTTCGGGCGTAGTCACGGTTGCTGCATGGATGTCATGCATAAACTGCATCACGCGATTTGTGCATGATTGATGCGCGCTCGCGATTTGTGGAGCGGGTTCGTGAGCATCCCAACTGATTGCTGAGCTCTTTGAAGGTCAGGGAGCCGCGGATCTTGGTACTGCCTACCTGGCGGGCTCAAGGATCAAAAAAGCCAGAGGTTATCGTCCATATTTCTCAATTTCTGATGTCACTGTCAGTCTTTAGATTGATGGCATTCCCAATTGATGGCAGCACGCTTTGGGACAATGCTTTGGGGCAGCGATCGCTCCTACCCAGCGTATATTTTTCAATCTGGCTCGAGACCGTTTGAGTTATGCAAAAGCTGCTTGAAATTGATGCAGAAAATGAATACCGCCAACGACAGATGTTTGTCTCGAACTTTTTGCCCTGGATATCTTATGAATAGATGGCTCTGGGAGTCGGCGAGCAGGGGTTACCTGCGGTCAAAAAATCGATTATGTTTGTTGAAATTACTGCTGCCGATATGTGCTCAGATGCGCTCGCCGAGCAACTTGAACAAGCTTTAGCGCAGTTTCTGGAAGGCGACTTTCGAGAGAAATGGGAAACGAGCAAACAACTTGTTGAACTGGGGCCAGCGGCGATCGCTTATCTGGTGCCGCTCCTGCAGGACGAGGCGTCCGACTGGGAAGTCCGCTGGTTTGCCGCGCGCACGCTGGGGCAGTTTGAACATCCCGACGCCTTGCAAGCCCTGATCGATTTGCTGCAACAGCAACCCGACCCCGATGTGTTGACAATGGCCGCCGAGGGGTTAAGTCACTTTGGCGACGCCGGGATTAAAGCCCTGATCGAGCTTTTAGAGCAGCCGGAATACCGCCTGATTGCCGTACAAGTGCTAGCCAGCATCCAGCATTCATCGGTGTTTGTGCCCCTTTTGACCGCCGCCGAAGATGCCGATCCAGCCATCCGAGCCAAGGCGATCGCAGCGTTAGGCAACTTTCACCATGAAGAGGTCGACAAGCTCTTAATCGGCACGGTAAGAGACCCCAGCATGATTGTGCGGCGAGAAGCGATCGCAGCCCTGGGGGTGCGTCATCATCTATTGACCCAGGTCAACCTCGTTGATCTACTATTGCCCGGATTGTGGGATGTGCGACCGGAGATCAACCAGGCCACCGCGATAGCCCTGGGCAAGCTGGGTACCGAAACAGCGGTGGCCGCCTTGGCACGGGTCTTGTCATCGCCCCACACCCCAGACAACTTGCAAGCTGACATCATCAGCGCCCTGGGGTGGATTGAACGCGCATCGGCCCTGCGCGCGCTGATCGCAGCGTTGCGCCAGCTCTCCGGGTCTTTGCAAGTTCAGGTGGTGGAGACCCTGACCCGGCTGCAAACCCCCCAATTGCAACAGCGCGCTGGGGATGCCCTGTGCGATTGGCTCAAAACCTATTTATTGCTGCCGACGGCAGACAATCAACTGATTGCCACGATCGCCCTAGCCTTAGGGACTTTGCACTATCAGCCGGCCATGCTGGTGCTAACGGATTTGCAGACGCACGACGATCCCAAAGTTCAGCTCTATGCCACCGCCGCCCTCCGCTATTTTGCTGATGAGGCTGGGCCAGGCTGAGCTGCGATACCGCGATCGCCCTTAAATTCCGAGCCGCTGATACACATCATCTAAATTGCGCAAATGATGATTGGGATCAAAACAGGCGTCAATGTCTGCTGGCGACAGATGCGCTTGGACGCGATCGCTACCACTCACCAACGCCCGAAAATCGCCGCCTTCGGTATTCCACGCCTGATGCGCTAAAGACTGCACGATTTCATACGCCTCTTCTCGCTTCAGTCCCTTATCGACCAGAGATAACAGCACTCGCTGACTAAACACAACGCCGCCATACACATTCATATTGCGCTGCATGTTTTCGGGGTAGACCAGCAGCTTCTTCACCAAGTTTGTGGTCTCCACCAGCATGAAGTGAATCAGAATGCAGGAATCCGGCAGGATCACTCGCTCGACCGAACTGTGGGAAATATCGCGCTCGTGCCACAACGCTACATTTTCAAGTGCGGCCATGGCATTGCCGCGAATGATGCGCGCACAGCCCGTTAACCGTTCCGACCGAATCGGGTTGCGTTTATGAGGCATCGCCGACGAGCCCTTTTGCCCCTTGGAGAAAAATTCCTCCACTTCCAGCACGTCAGTGCGTTGCAGGTTACGAATTTCTACCGCAAAGCGT
Protein-coding regions in this window:
- a CDS encoding molybdopterin oxidoreductase family protein; translated protein: MTSTKTLCPYCGVGCGLEVAPVSKPDAATENYLVKGDRAHPSSQGMVCVKGATIADAIHKNRLLYPMVRDSLDEPFRRVSWDEALDAIAHRIRHVVDTQGPEAVCMYGSGQLQTEDYYTAQKLLKGCLGTNNFDANSRLCMSSAVAAYIQSFGSDGPPTCYDDLEQTDCAFLIGTNTAECHPIVFNRLRKYHRKKKGKVKLIVVDPRRTETAKDADLHLAIRPSTDITLMNGIAHILLRKGWIDPLFIEEATQGFTPYAAVVDHYPPEKVAEVCGITVAELEQAARWWGRSKSVLSLWSMGINQSAEGTAKARTLINLHLMSGQIGRPGAGPFSLTGQPNAMGGREAGGLAHILPGYRLVKNPEHRQAVETAWELPPGSISPTPGLAAWDMMVGLEQGAVGVFWVAATNPAVSMPDIERTKAALRRSPFTILQDAYYPTETAEYAHVLLPAAQWGEKSGIMTNSERTVTYCPAFRDRPGEARADWEIFAEVGRRLGFAKQFACQTSAEVYAEFVQLTAGRVCDMTGLSHQRLADEGPIQWPCPQVETPDTASTKHDKRLYTDFRFPTPNGRAQFATFHEQGLTEPPDPEFPFVLTNGRLYGHWHTQSRTGRIDKIRKMHPEPLLEMHPIDAQHLKLQSGDWVEVRSRRGQARLKVVVTQYIRRGVLFIPMHWGALWADAAECNALTHSAVCPISLQPELKASAVTVVPITEEMLMGDRTHQQVSESLELAVRDAVLQH
- a CDS encoding MFS transporter, producing MLVELFSKATQGRYRILHLTWFAFFLTFVIWFNFPPFATTIAQDFGLEPAQVGTIGLCNVALTVPARIIIGMLLDKYGPRLTYSALLVYALIPCTIFATAQSFNQLVLGRLLMGIVGAGFVIGIRMTAEWFPPKEVGTAEGIYGGWGNFGSAFSAFTMVLFGLALAFLPGAFQFPEQETFRVLLFPPFQTDILNWRAAILGTGIIGALYGIFYYFNVTDTPPGKVYQRPKSARGMEVTSVRDFWFLLIMNIPLTAILMVLAWRLTKVNFLTTGGMYIAWACLIALYAFQTYNCWTVNKDLLSGDKVYPPEERYRFKQVAMLELTYIVNFGSELAVVTMLPAFFEGTFGLDKATAGTIAASYAFMNLMSRPGGGLISDKMGSRKWTMVVLTAGMGLGYLMMSTVSGAWPLPLAVLLTMACSFFVQSSEGATFAMVPLVKRKVTGQIAGNVGAYGNVGAVAYLTMRLLFTDGSAAANGGEAVMSVVNAQFFQLLGIAGLIVAFLCVFFLEEPKGSFAEFHEGEDPGMHPHPSALPEEQSARLM
- a CDS encoding ferredoxin--nitrite reductase, which encodes MVDAAQRTTGKLNKFEKFKAEKDGLAVKSELAEFAQLGWESVDETDLTHRLKWLGIFFRPVTPGKFMLRLRMPNGILSGQKMKVLAEIVQRYGEDGSADVTTRQNLQLRGIRLEDIPDIFERFEAVGLSSIQSGMDNVRNITGSPVAGIDADELIDTRGLVKKLQDMITDRGEGNPEFTNLPRKFNIAVEGGRDNAVHAEINDIAFVPAYREGKLGFNVLVGGFFSARRCEAAVPLNAWVEPNDDVVALSRAILEVYRDNGLRVNRQKARLMWLIDEWGMDTFRAEVEKAYGKPLLSAAAEDEIDWDKRDHVGVYPQQQPGLSYVGFHVPVGRLTAQDMFDFARIADVYGDGEIRLTVEQNIIIPYIPDTRLDLLMAEPLLQKFSTSPTPLVRSLVSCTGAQFCNFALVETKQRALAIARQLDATLHLPQPVRIHWTGCPNSCGQPQVADIGLMGTKVRKDGKPAEGVDIYMGGKVGKDAQLGTCVQKGVPCDELPAVLTGLLTEHFGAQPASQGDPEHNGHLQMTVDE
- a CDS encoding HEAT repeat domain-containing protein; its protein translation is MFVEITAADMCSDALAEQLEQALAQFLEGDFREKWETSKQLVELGPAAIAYLVPLLQDEASDWEVRWFAARTLGQFEHPDALQALIDLLQQQPDPDVLTMAAEGLSHFGDAGIKALIELLEQPEYRLIAVQVLASIQHSSVFVPLLTAAEDADPAIRAKAIAALGNFHHEEVDKLLIGTVRDPSMIVRREAIAALGVRHHLLTQVNLVDLLLPGLWDVRPEINQATAIALGKLGTETAVAALARVLSSPHTPDNLQADIISALGWIERASALRALIAALRQLSGSLQVQVVETLTRLQTPQLQQRAGDALCDWLKTYLLLPTADNQLIATIALALGTLHYQPAMLVLTDLQTHDDPKVQLYATAALRYFADEAGPG